A part of Colius striatus isolate bColStr4 chromosome 13, bColStr4.1.hap1, whole genome shotgun sequence genomic DNA contains:
- the VGLL1 gene encoding transcription cofactor vestigial-like protein 1 isoform X1, with protein sequence MEETRKLSPKLCKSKEPVKTEWGSQSVVFTYFQGDINSVVDEHFSRALSNVKNPQDLSTKHKGETAVLKNVDNMSLHHWNFSSHCSKPYPSSSATGTSNAGLSFSAAGMAGQYQPSALRSHPTQPADLWPFPSIGTPSLPSSVYHHALPDLHVVDEPDRKYGSLLGLLQQERCLTSMQECNMKQHSSSACMTGPARLQNISQSSAPGGERKGSSYQGSENPSVSHATAGIQMPDRRQDLYF encoded by the exons atggaagaaacaagGAAGCTCTCTCCAAAGCTATGTAAAAGCAAAGAACCTGTGAAAACAGAATGGGGGTCACAGAGTGTTGTGTTCACCTATTTCCAAGGGGACATTAACAGCGTGGTAGATGAACATTTTTCTAGAGCTCTAAGCAATGTCAAGAACCCACAAGACCTGAGCACGAAGCACAAGGGTGAGACTGCTGTCCTGAAGAACG tAGATAACATGTCTCTCCATCACTGGAATTTCTCTTCACATTGCTCCAAACCATATCCATCATCTTCTGCAACGGGCACGTCAAATGCTGGTCTGAGTTTCTCAGCTGCTGGGATGGCAGGCCAATACCAGCCGTCAGCTCTGCGGAGTCATCCCACCCAGCCTGCAGATTTATGGCCCTTCCCTTCAATTGGGACTCCCAGTCTTCCCAGTTCAGTGTATCATCATGCCCTGCCTGACCTGCACGTGGTAGATGAGCCTGACAGGAAATACGGTTCTCTCCTTGGCCTTCTGCAGCAGGAAAGGTGTCTGACATCCATGCAAGAATGTAACATGAAGCAACACTCAAGCTCTGCTTGTATGACTGGACCTGCTAGGTTACAAAATATAAGTCAAAGTTCAGCTCCTGGAGGAG agaggaaaggaagctCTTACCAAGGCTCAGAAAATCCCAGTGTAAGCCATGCCACTGCAG GTATTCAGATGCCTGACAGAAGACAAGATTTGTACTTTTAG
- the VGLL1 gene encoding transcription cofactor vestigial-like protein 1 isoform X2, which translates to MEETRKLSPKLCKSKEPVKTEWGSQSVVFTYFQGDINSVVDEHFSRALSNVKNPQDLSTKHKGETAVLKNDNMSLHHWNFSSHCSKPYPSSSATGTSNAGLSFSAAGMAGQYQPSALRSHPTQPADLWPFPSIGTPSLPSSVYHHALPDLHVVDEPDRKYGSLLGLLQQERCLTSMQECNMKQHSSSACMTGPARLQNISQSSAPGGERKGSSYQGSENPSVSHATAGIQMPDRRQDLYF; encoded by the exons atggaagaaacaagGAAGCTCTCTCCAAAGCTATGTAAAAGCAAAGAACCTGTGAAAACAGAATGGGGGTCACAGAGTGTTGTGTTCACCTATTTCCAAGGGGACATTAACAGCGTGGTAGATGAACATTTTTCTAGAGCTCTAAGCAATGTCAAGAACCCACAAGACCTGAGCACGAAGCACAAGGGTGAGACTGCTGTCCTGAAGAACG ATAACATGTCTCTCCATCACTGGAATTTCTCTTCACATTGCTCCAAACCATATCCATCATCTTCTGCAACGGGCACGTCAAATGCTGGTCTGAGTTTCTCAGCTGCTGGGATGGCAGGCCAATACCAGCCGTCAGCTCTGCGGAGTCATCCCACCCAGCCTGCAGATTTATGGCCCTTCCCTTCAATTGGGACTCCCAGTCTTCCCAGTTCAGTGTATCATCATGCCCTGCCTGACCTGCACGTGGTAGATGAGCCTGACAGGAAATACGGTTCTCTCCTTGGCCTTCTGCAGCAGGAAAGGTGTCTGACATCCATGCAAGAATGTAACATGAAGCAACACTCAAGCTCTGCTTGTATGACTGGACCTGCTAGGTTACAAAATATAAGTCAAAGTTCAGCTCCTGGAGGAG agaggaaaggaagctCTTACCAAGGCTCAGAAAATCCCAGTGTAAGCCATGCCACTGCAG GTATTCAGATGCCTGACAGAAGACAAGATTTGTACTTTTAG